The sequence GTGTTGTTGTTCCGCACGCCCGTGATGCCCTGGACGGCGAGATCGATATCCAGGACCGTGGTGCAGCCAGGAGTGGCGGTCGGGTCCTGCGTCGCCAACTGGCCACCTGCGGAGCCGAAATATGCACGACCATTGTTGTTGGGGTCGGCCCAGACGGAATACCAGGCAGTCAGCACATCACCGCACCCATTCGTCGTCACGGTGAACGACGTATCTCCCGGCTTCATGAACGCGCGGCGATCGTTGTCGCCGACGAACCACACACCTCCTCGCGTCCAGGTAGAGACCGAATGCCAGACCTGGGTCGACGAGCCTACGGTTTGAGCATTCCATTTCGCTCCACCCGCCGGGCACACGGCCGTATCCAGGGATTGCGAGTTGCAGTCGTTGTCGAGCCCATCGCAAACCTCGCTCGCGCCGGGGTTGATGAAGCGGTTGCCATCATCGCAGTCGCCGCCCTGACTCACGAAAGTGGGGGGCTGCACGCAGGATTCCCTCTCCCCTGCGGTCGGGCCATAACCGTCTTCATCCGCGTCCGGGTACCACTTCGTCGCGGCCACCGTCGCGATGCACGTCACCGCGCTCCCGGTAGCGTTGCACTGCTGGGTGCCGGCACACTGGGTCGCTGAAACGGTGCACGCGTCCCCGAGCCCCGTGTAGCCCTCGTTGTTCTGGCCGTTGCAGTTGTTATCCCGGTTGTCGCAGAGCTCCGGGGCCCCGGGATACACGCTGGCGCCAGTGCCCGGGGTGTCGTCGCAGTCGTCGGGCGTGGTGGTGACGAGATAGCCGGAGTCCACGGTGCCGCAGAAGGTCTTCGCGGTCGCGTTCTTGTCCGCGTGCCCATCGCGGTCCGCGTCCGGATACGCCTGGATGATGGTGGGCGTCTGGCAGAAGACCTTGCCGTCGCTGCCGCAGGTATTCGTGCCGCCGCAGCCGGAGAATGTGCACGTCCCTCCGAGCTGGAACGTCTCTGTGTCCGACTTGCCGTCGCAGTTGTCATCCGTGTCGTTGCAGGGCAGTTCCTCCGCGCCCGGGTGGATCTTGGCCCCGGTGGGCGGGTTGTCATTACAGTCCGTGCCGCCCGAGACGATGGCGACGTAGCCGTCCCCGTCCTTGTCCTGCGCCTGCAGCGCCAGCGTCGTGAGGGTCGACTGGCCTCGTGTCAGCGTGACCACCTGCGACTTGTTCGCGACCTGTTGGACGTCGCAGGTCCGCTCGTAGGCCCGCGCCTCCACCTCCACCTCGCCGCTCCAGCTGTCCGGTGGAATCACCGCGACCACGAGCGAGCCGTCGCCGGGATTGACTGTGTCCTTGACCTCCTCGGAAGCGATTTCCTTCCCGCTGCGGACCTCGCGCGCGAACACGCGGATACAGCCGGGCTTGAAGCCTTCGTAGGTCACGGTGGCCTTCACGCCACCTTGGGGAATCTCTTCCTTGCAGCCAGCAAGCGCGAGGAGGGGGAGCAGCAGCAGAACGCGTCGCATGGGAGGCATCCTAGCCGTGCCCTCCCGCAATTCCAGAGCCCCGGTCCACCCTTCTCCTGCTCGGGATGTCCGGGGCGGAACACGCTTGCCTACCGCACCGAGGGAAAGTCCGAGTGCACCACTTCCAGTTTCTCATCGGCGGCCAGGCTGGCGGGCGTGATCAGCTCCAGGTCCAGCGGAACCTTCACGCCGTAGCGCTCGCGCATGACCTTCTCCAGGCCCTGCACCTTGAGCGAGCCCAGGCGCTCCATCTTCCCGTAGTCCACGCCTGCTCCCCGGGTGTACGCCTTGCGCACCAGCTCCGAGCAATACATCGCCTCGTCGCCCCAGCCGAACTTCCAGTCATACGGCTTGCCCAGGTGCGTCTTCGCCGCGTCCACGGCCTGCTGCCGCTGCGCGTCGCTCAAGTCCTTCGGGCGCAGCACCAGGATGTGGCTTTTCACGCCGCGCGCCTTCCACTTCGCGAAGGGCACGCGCTGGACGGGCTGCACGGCCTCCACCACCCAGGCGCCCTTGGACGTCACCTCCACCAGGCCCACGTGGGAGAACGGGCTCTCCGTCGCGGCGCGGATGGCCTCCGACTGACGTGAGCGCGAGGTGTGCAGGACGATGTCGCCCGTGCGCAATGACGCCTCCAGCCGAGGCGCAGCGACCGCACCGTGTGCTCCGAGCCACACCGCGACGAGGACACTCCACCGCATCGTTCGAGTCCTTTCAGGCGCTTTCGCGCGCCTGCTCCCCTCATGTGCAGACCCGATGCCAGACGGGCAGGGGGGCGCATCGCCGTGCCCTCACTTCGAGCGCGTGAGCGGAACCTCCAGGCGCGAGTGGTAGTGCCCGCCCCGGCTCTCGAAAAGGATGAGCCGGTCCACGCGTCCCTCGCCGAAATCCGACGTGTGCAGCGCCTGCGCGCACCGCGCGAGGGCCGGGTCTCCGTGCGGGTCCTTCGCGCGTGCCAGCGTGAGGTGCGCGGTGTACTCGCGATGCTCGGACTCGAAGCCGAGCGGTTGCAGCACGGCGGCGGCGTCCGCCTGCAACGCCTTCAGCGCGTCCGTCTCCCCGCGCACGTCCGCCCAGAGCACGCGCGGGCGCGAGGGCGAGCCGAAGCTGCCGCCTCCTCCCACGGACAGCACGAAGGGCGCGTGTCGCGAGCCCACGGGCTCCAGTGCCTCGCGCAGCGACGGCAGCCGCGCCTCCTCCACCTCGCCCAGGAACACCAGCGTGAGGTGCACGCCCTCCGCCTTGACCCAGCGGGAATGCGGCGCCAGCGCGCGCAGTCGCTCCATCTCCGAGGTGGCGCGCGACTCAATCGTGCTTCCCAGCGTGACGGCGGTGAACAGGCGCATGGCTCAGGACTCCAGGCGGCGCCCACGCGGCCACAGCGCGTAGGCCCAGAAGGGAATGAAGGCGAGCAACTCCACGCCGACGACGTACAGGCCACGCGCGGACAGCATCCGCGTGCCGATGGGCGACACCGGCAGCGGATGCACCGGCGCGAAGAAGCGCTCATTCGAGAA comes from Pyxidicoccus parkwaysis and encodes:
- a CDS encoding putative metal-binding motif-containing protein, producing MRRVLLLLPLLALAGCKEEIPQGGVKATVTYEGFKPGCIRVFAREVRSGKEIASEEVKDTVNPGDGSLVVAVIPPDSWSGEVEVEARAYERTCDVQQVANKSQVVTLTRGQSTLTTLALQAQDKDGDGYVAIVSGGTDCNDNPPTGAKIHPGAEELPCNDTDDNCDGKSDTETFQLGGTCTFSGCGGTNTCGSDGKVFCQTPTIIQAYPDADRDGHADKNATAKTFCGTVDSGYLVTTTPDDCDDTPGTGASVYPGAPELCDNRDNNCNGQNNEGYTGLGDACTVSATQCAGTQQCNATGSAVTCIATVAATKWYPDADEDGYGPTAGERESCVQPPTFVSQGGDCDDGNRFINPGASEVCDGLDNDCNSQSLDTAVCPAGGAKWNAQTVGSSTQVWHSVSTWTRGGVWFVGDNDRRAFMKPGDTSFTVTTNGCGDVLTAWYSVWADPNNNGRAYFGSAGGQLATQDPTATPGCTTVLDIDLAVQGITGVRNNNTLGLYGVSDENGAANLGSAFRWDGVSTSVTFNTPVNTVLPLYDIHAAAPDRVFAVGGSNSGTFTGPRVFWFNNVSEQWDSMDVELKVPGLLRLNGVWLVNRQLMFAVGDNGAALRWDGTWTKLNFPNTDDLTSVVAFGMNSAYATSLNGHIYRFDGTTWTQIGNISGVQLNDIAGTSPADLWVAGNKGNVLHWPQ
- a CDS encoding YiiX family permuted papain-like enzyme, coding for MRWSVLVAVWLGAHGAVAAPRLEASLRTGDIVLHTSRSRQSEAIRAATESPFSHVGLVEVTSKGAWVVEAVQPVQRVPFAKWKARGVKSHILVLRPKDLSDAQRQQAVDAAKTHLGKPYDWKFGWGDEAMYCSELVRKAYTRGAGVDYGKMERLGSLKVQGLEKVMRERYGVKVPLDLELITPASLAADEKLEVVHSDFPSVR
- the thpR gene encoding RNA 2',3'-cyclic phosphodiesterase, encoding MRLFTAVTLGSTIESRATSEMERLRALAPHSRWVKAEGVHLTLVFLGEVEEARLPSLREALEPVGSRHAPFVLSVGGGGSFGSPSRPRVLWADVRGETDALKALQADAAAVLQPLGFESEHREYTAHLTLARAKDPHGDPALARCAQALHTSDFGEGRVDRLILFESRGGHYHSRLEVPLTRSK